The following are from one region of the Amycolatopsis sp. QT-25 genome:
- the lhgO gene encoding L-2-hydroxyglutarate oxidase: protein MLRVTWSIVRTVVVIGGGIVGLATAWELTKRGLDVTVVEKEDHWAAHQTGHNSNVVHAGLYYKPGSFKARMSTAGNRSIVDFARQYGVPVEVCGKLVVATSEAELPALKVLAERAEANGVPAKLITPSEAREYEPEVSCVAALRVESTGIIDFAGVCAALVRLLDESDADLRLGTPALGIRPGRTGGVEVATGDDVLHADALVNCAGLHADRVARLAGLTPSARIVPFRGEYYELKPERRRLVRGLIYPVPDASLPFLGVHLTRMLDGSVHAGPNAVLALRREGYTWRDFSAKDLAEVARFPGVWRLARKYAYPTGLDEVRRSFSKRRFAESLARLVPAVTEDDIVRHGSGVRAQALRPDGALVDDFLIETARNQVHVLNAPSPAATSALEIAKYIADEVTD, encoded by the coding sequence GTGCTCCGGGTAACCTGGTCGATCGTGCGTACTGTCGTAGTGATCGGGGGCGGGATCGTCGGGCTCGCCACCGCCTGGGAGCTGACCAAACGCGGGCTGGACGTCACGGTGGTCGAAAAGGAGGACCACTGGGCGGCCCACCAGACCGGGCACAACTCGAACGTCGTGCACGCGGGGCTCTACTACAAGCCGGGTTCCTTCAAGGCCAGGATGTCCACCGCGGGCAATCGGTCCATTGTGGACTTCGCGCGGCAGTACGGGGTGCCGGTCGAAGTGTGCGGCAAACTGGTCGTCGCCACCTCGGAGGCGGAGCTGCCGGCGCTGAAGGTGCTCGCCGAACGGGCCGAGGCCAACGGTGTCCCGGCCAAGCTGATCACCCCGAGCGAGGCCCGCGAGTACGAACCCGAGGTCTCGTGCGTCGCCGCGCTGCGCGTGGAATCCACCGGCATCATCGACTTCGCGGGCGTCTGCGCCGCGCTCGTGCGGCTGCTCGACGAATCCGACGCCGACCTGCGTCTCGGCACGCCCGCGTTGGGGATCCGCCCTGGCCGCACCGGTGGTGTCGAGGTGGCGACCGGCGACGACGTGCTCCACGCCGACGCCCTCGTCAACTGCGCGGGCCTGCACGCGGACCGCGTCGCGCGGCTCGCCGGGCTCACCCCGAGCGCGCGGATCGTGCCGTTCCGCGGCGAGTACTACGAACTGAAACCCGAACGCCGCCGGCTGGTGCGCGGGCTGATCTACCCGGTCCCGGACGCGTCGCTGCCGTTCCTCGGCGTGCATCTGACCCGCATGCTCGACGGCAGTGTGCACGCCGGCCCCAACGCCGTGCTCGCGCTGCGCCGCGAGGGCTACACCTGGCGCGACTTCTCCGCGAAGGACCTCGCCGAGGTCGCCCGCTTCCCCGGCGTCTGGCGGCTCGCGCGCAAGTACGCGTACCCGACCGGCCTCGACGAGGTCCGCCGGTCGTTCTCGAAGCGCCGCTTCGCCGAAAGCCTCGCGCGGCTCGTGCCCGCCGTCACCGAGGACGACATCGTGCGGCACGGCTCCGGTGTCCGCGCGCAGGCGCTGCGCCCGGACGGCGCGCTCGTCGACGACTTCCTGATCGAGACCGCGCGGAACCAGGTGCACGTCCTCAACGCGCCCTCACCGGCGGCGACCAGCGCGCTGGAGATCGCGAAGTACATCGCCGACGAGGTGACGGACTAG
- a CDS encoding C45 family peptidase: MTYSAGSPEDFLAVRQLTSRGTQAEIGHALGAEAKARSDWSPPPIDPIVAKARYTWFARNWPQYAERTAGFAEAYGLPADAAVSFDNASALPAGSGCSALWTGSTLGRNYDFFTLSWTQLGAVLAGEEPVDDGTVPVASRPYVLTTIPDDGIASTSLSMSTLDGATEGVNEAGLVVALLMADVETATPLEHDPQAGLSVLQVCRYLLDTCETVDEAKEALMLAKQYTHGAPCHYIVADASGRGFVHERGEHDVEYFVEVAEGPLCVTNHLLHRHPDLDALPEDNPETMRTYERLRTLTKEAGAGPRDALDAVSFAVEPGAPWRTLWRSVLDPAARTMSTRFYLGDGDNGTARHSPELTFGVSR; encoded by the coding sequence ATGACCTACTCAGCGGGATCACCCGAAGACTTCCTCGCCGTGCGGCAGCTGACGTCGCGCGGCACGCAGGCCGAAATCGGCCATGCGCTCGGCGCCGAAGCGAAGGCACGCTCCGACTGGTCGCCACCACCGATCGATCCGATCGTGGCCAAGGCGCGGTACACCTGGTTCGCGCGGAACTGGCCGCAGTACGCGGAACGCACGGCCGGGTTCGCCGAGGCCTACGGGCTTCCCGCCGACGCGGCGGTCTCGTTCGACAACGCGAGCGCCCTGCCCGCCGGGTCGGGCTGCTCGGCGCTGTGGACGGGGAGCACGCTCGGCCGGAACTACGACTTCTTCACCCTGAGCTGGACCCAGCTCGGCGCGGTGCTGGCGGGTGAGGAACCCGTCGACGACGGGACGGTGCCCGTGGCGTCACGGCCTTACGTGCTGACGACGATCCCCGACGACGGCATCGCCTCGACCTCCCTTTCCATGTCCACATTGGACGGCGCAACGGAAGGGGTCAACGAGGCGGGGCTCGTCGTCGCGCTGCTGATGGCCGACGTCGAAACGGCCACTCCGCTGGAGCACGACCCTCAGGCGGGCCTCTCGGTGCTGCAGGTGTGCCGGTATCTGCTGGACACCTGTGAAACCGTCGACGAAGCCAAAGAAGCGCTGATGCTCGCCAAGCAGTACACGCACGGCGCGCCCTGCCACTACATCGTCGCCGACGCCTCCGGCCGCGGCTTCGTCCACGAACGCGGGGAGCACGACGTCGAGTACTTCGTCGAGGTCGCCGAAGGGCCGCTGTGCGTCACGAATCACCTGCTGCACCGCCATCCGGACCTCGACGCGCTGCCCGAGGACAACCCGGAGACCATGCGCACCTACGAACGGCTCCGCACCCTCACCAAGGAAGCCGGCGCCGGGCCGCGCGACGCGCTCGACGCGGTGTCCTTCGCGGTCGAGCCCGGCGCGCCGTGGCGGACGTTGTGGCGCAGCGTCCTCGACCCGGCGGCCCGCACGATGAGCACCCGGTTCTACCTCGGTGACGGCGACAACGGCACCGCGCGGCACTCGCCGGAACTCACCTTCGGCGTGTCGAGGTGA
- a CDS encoding TetR/AcrR family transcriptional regulator, whose product MSKDERRERILAAAARVFAASGYDLAGMREVATAAGISTPVLYDHFPAKAALYAGLLESEVDSLLAGWAELPSAGTAEELLRGRVAAIFAWMETNERGWRMIFAETPSDEGVAEVHRRGQARATERLTEVFARVPGLALTADLPRDRANEALAEAAKSALNAIATWWWSNRDIPREQVVALTTDLLWRGLGNLIQEDV is encoded by the coding sequence TTGAGCAAGGACGAACGCCGGGAGCGGATCCTGGCCGCGGCGGCGCGGGTGTTCGCGGCGTCCGGGTACGACCTGGCCGGGATGCGTGAGGTCGCGACGGCCGCCGGGATCAGCACCCCCGTGCTCTACGACCATTTCCCGGCCAAGGCGGCGCTGTACGCCGGGCTTCTGGAGTCCGAAGTGGACAGTCTGCTGGCCGGCTGGGCCGAGTTGCCGTCCGCGGGCACCGCCGAGGAGCTGTTGCGCGGCCGGGTGGCGGCGATCTTCGCCTGGATGGAGACGAACGAACGCGGCTGGCGGATGATCTTCGCCGAGACGCCGTCCGACGAGGGTGTCGCCGAGGTGCACCGGCGCGGGCAGGCCAGGGCCACCGAGCGGCTGACCGAGGTGTTCGCGCGCGTGCCCGGCCTGGCGCTGACCGCGGACCTGCCGCGCGACCGCGCGAACGAAGCGCTCGCCGAAGCGGCGAAGAGCGCGCTGAACGCCATCGCCACCTGGTGGTGGAGCAACCGGGACATCCCGCGGGAGCAGGTCGTCGCGCTCACGACGGATCTGTTGTGGCGCGGACTGGGGAACCTGATCCAGGAGGACGTATGA
- a CDS encoding DUF3558 family protein: MRFRNSLAIGPAVLAMLTVGGCTSTIGGTASPVPGQGPVVTKAEPCELLTQEHATALGVTYPGEERAAKPEQKVPAVCRFRKLEDVRKASNLEVSLSKDLSLNDYMSGAQPGEKFGLGGFTWTRYATILGPTYCSLSTELTPDSFVEIASESPDHTEGNACELAKAAAPAVASKLPGGQQDPQITAPPGQKPAEPGGPLVTTDPCAMLKPEQTAQLRLGPTGEPLKSTSDPNVVGCEWADTDGDKGEKPFDLWFYPAKPMDEVPTLITQGEPQDFDSGDRKWKLYTESGGKLCAAGLSITATSTVAIIAGNLDDPAKACEVIKAAVPLLNGNLPPSS, translated from the coding sequence ATGCGCTTTCGGAATTCGCTCGCGATCGGGCCGGCGGTGCTGGCGATGCTGACGGTCGGCGGCTGCACGTCGACGATCGGCGGTACGGCCTCGCCGGTGCCCGGTCAGGGGCCGGTGGTCACGAAGGCCGAGCCGTGTGAACTGCTGACGCAGGAACACGCGACAGCGCTGGGCGTCACCTACCCCGGAGAAGAACGCGCGGCCAAGCCCGAACAGAAGGTCCCCGCCGTCTGCCGGTTCCGGAAACTGGAGGACGTGCGCAAGGCGTCGAACCTCGAGGTGTCGTTGAGCAAGGACCTGTCCTTGAACGACTACATGAGCGGCGCGCAGCCCGGGGAGAAGTTCGGGCTCGGCGGGTTCACCTGGACGCGGTACGCCACCATCCTCGGCCCGACCTACTGCTCGCTGAGCACGGAGCTCACCCCGGACTCCTTCGTGGAGATCGCCAGCGAGAGCCCCGACCACACCGAGGGCAACGCGTGCGAACTGGCCAAGGCGGCGGCCCCGGCCGTGGCGTCGAAGCTGCCGGGTGGTCAGCAGGACCCGCAGATCACCGCGCCACCCGGGCAGAAGCCCGCCGAGCCGGGCGGGCCGCTCGTGACCACCGATCCGTGCGCCATGCTCAAGCCCGAGCAGACCGCGCAGTTGCGGCTCGGCCCCACCGGCGAACCGTTGAAGTCCACGTCCGATCCGAACGTGGTCGGCTGCGAGTGGGCCGACACCGACGGCGACAAGGGCGAGAAGCCGTTCGACCTCTGGTTCTACCCGGCGAAGCCGATGGACGAAGTCCCGACGCTGATCACGCAGGGCGAACCGCAGGACTTCGACTCGGGCGACCGCAAGTGGAAGCTCTACACCGAGTCGGGCGGCAAGTTGTGCGCCGCGGGGCTGTCGATCACCGCCACCTCGACGGTCGCGATCATCGCGGGCAACCTCGACGATCCCGCGAAGGCGTGCGAAGTGATCAAGGCGGCTGTTCCGCTGCTGAACGGGAATCTGCCGCCCTCGTCCTAG
- a CDS encoding nuclear transport factor 2 family protein → MSTETTERYRRALETRDVELALNAFAPDAVVRSPLTDRVRFTGHAELRPLLEVAYTHLRDVRFHTDTGDGRTRVVVYTARIGGEEIEEAAVLKLGEDGLIAEVTLFVRPLPGLVALMDAFGPDIARRNGRTFAARLLAVAAKPLLATVRSGDRRAVPLAGPRGLHVR, encoded by the coding sequence ATGAGCACCGAGACCACCGAGCGGTACCGCCGGGCCCTCGAGACCAGGGACGTCGAACTCGCGCTGAACGCCTTCGCACCGGACGCCGTGGTGCGTTCGCCGCTGACCGACCGGGTCCGGTTCACCGGCCACGCGGAGCTCAGGCCGCTGCTGGAAGTCGCGTACACGCATCTGCGCGACGTCCGGTTCCACACCGACACCGGTGACGGGCGGACGCGGGTCGTCGTCTACACCGCGCGCATCGGCGGTGAGGAGATCGAAGAGGCGGCGGTACTGAAACTCGGCGAAGACGGGCTCATCGCCGAAGTGACGTTGTTCGTGCGGCCCCTGCCCGGCCTCGTCGCGCTGATGGACGCCTTCGGTCCGGACATCGCGCGCCGCAACGGCCGCACCTTCGCGGCCCGGCTCCTGGCGGTGGCCGCGAAACCCCTGCTGGCCACGGTGCGGTCCGGTGACCGCCGTGCCGTCCCGCTCGCCGGACCGAGGGGCCTTCACGTCCGCTGA
- a CDS encoding BTAD domain-containing putative transcriptional regulator, whose protein sequence is MRFGVLGATEVRREDGTAVPVGGPRVRTLFALLALEAGRVVPAERLIDGLYGEKPPEGVANALQSQVSRLRGALKELAPVEFSPAGYRLAVNPDDVDVHRFERLAVEGRRTLAAGDATKAAELLHDALRLWRGPAFADITDAPFRDPQVTRLNELKTSALEDRVEAELELGRHEDVLAELREVVDTQPLRERSRALLIRALHAAGRQADALTAFEDARRVLADELGADPGPDLAAAHLAVVRGEPPKTRTPPAKTTPLPAQLTSFIGREGDLRHVLGRLDRSRLVTLIGPGGTGKTRLAIETAAATDLPVVFVELAPYTEGADVAHAVLTALGLRTVPLGTVTAPVENAPLERLIDALAERAVLLVLDNCEHVIEAAAKLAARLLGAAPALRVLATSREPLGITGEVVSPVPRLAVPPPGTPPARSLEFAAVRLFADRARAGDPGFAVDDTTAGDVQRICAALDGLPLAIELAAARVRTLTVGELASRLDDRFGLLSRGSRAAESRHRTLRAVVEWSWDLLTEDERLLGRRLTVFAGGTTLADAEAVCAVPDTAELLPSLVDRSLVERTGDRYRLLETIRAFFAGKLAEAGETEQLRRAHAEHFLALAERADPLVRTGEQLVWLDRLDAAYDDLLAALRWSAESDVRIALRLSASLVTYWWMRGRRFEGSTLSLEVVEQLGQRPPDGLEEEYQLCVLTAAAGLRGHEALDRHLPLVNDLMLTIVEPPRNPALLLLMGVVSGPPDDDDALMKRGQALLAHSDAWSLALAPTGYGLRAMMQGDLETAEQFLREGAEEFRRIGERWGLSMALDHLSQILIWTNRQAEALETMNEALRLIRELGASDDNADLLCRRGGSKLLHGDAAGARADFELAIEIARRAGMPESRAAGYIGLAFLARHEGDLAGARALSELGLAECSGGSFAAEGVRAGARISLGWVLAAEGDADGAEELHRLALVSADRWHDSTTVALAVEGLAGVALLRGDAERAAVLIGAAVTIRGTPFAVDPDAALLRTTVRERLGDDFDRAYRRGLGLRGAAHLAGSPSES, encoded by the coding sequence ATGCGATTCGGCGTTCTGGGGGCGACGGAGGTGCGCCGCGAGGACGGCACCGCCGTGCCGGTCGGCGGGCCCAGGGTCCGGACGTTGTTCGCGTTGCTCGCGCTGGAAGCCGGCCGGGTGGTTCCGGCAGAGCGGCTCATCGACGGGCTTTACGGCGAGAAGCCACCCGAAGGTGTGGCGAACGCGCTGCAATCACAGGTCTCGCGGCTGCGCGGTGCGCTGAAGGAGCTCGCACCCGTCGAGTTCAGCCCGGCGGGTTACCGGCTGGCCGTAAACCCCGACGACGTCGACGTGCACCGGTTCGAGCGCCTCGCCGTCGAAGGGCGCCGCACTCTCGCGGCGGGAGACGCCACGAAGGCGGCCGAACTGCTTCACGACGCCCTCCGTCTCTGGCGCGGCCCGGCGTTCGCGGACATCACCGACGCGCCGTTCCGCGATCCGCAGGTCACCAGGCTGAACGAGCTGAAGACGTCGGCGCTCGAAGACCGCGTCGAGGCCGAACTCGAGTTGGGAAGGCACGAAGACGTCCTCGCCGAGCTTCGTGAGGTCGTCGATACCCAACCCCTGCGGGAACGATCGCGGGCGCTGCTGATCCGCGCGCTGCACGCCGCGGGACGGCAGGCCGACGCGCTCACCGCGTTCGAGGACGCCCGCCGGGTCCTCGCCGACGAACTCGGCGCCGATCCAGGGCCGGATCTCGCCGCCGCACATCTGGCCGTGGTGCGCGGTGAGCCGCCGAAGACCAGGACACCGCCCGCCAAGACCACACCGCTCCCCGCCCAGCTGACCAGCTTCATCGGCCGTGAAGGCGACCTCCGGCACGTGCTCGGCAGGCTGGACCGCTCGCGGCTGGTGACGCTGATCGGTCCCGGTGGGACGGGCAAGACCCGGCTGGCCATCGAAACCGCGGCCGCGACGGACCTGCCGGTGGTCTTCGTCGAGCTGGCGCCCTACACCGAAGGCGCCGACGTGGCGCACGCCGTGCTGACCGCGCTCGGCCTGCGCACGGTCCCGCTCGGGACGGTCACCGCCCCGGTGGAGAACGCGCCGCTCGAGCGGCTGATCGACGCGCTCGCCGAGCGGGCGGTCCTGCTGGTGCTCGACAACTGCGAGCATGTGATCGAGGCCGCCGCGAAACTGGCCGCCCGGCTGCTCGGCGCGGCCCCCGCGCTGCGGGTGCTCGCCACCAGCCGCGAGCCGCTGGGCATCACCGGCGAGGTCGTCTCCCCCGTGCCGCGGCTCGCCGTGCCACCGCCGGGTACGCCACCCGCCCGGTCGCTGGAGTTCGCCGCGGTCCGGCTGTTCGCCGACCGCGCGCGAGCGGGCGATCCGGGCTTCGCCGTCGACGACACCACCGCCGGCGACGTCCAGCGGATCTGTGCCGCGCTCGACGGGTTGCCACTGGCCATCGAACTCGCCGCCGCGCGCGTGCGGACACTGACCGTCGGCGAGCTCGCCTCTCGGCTGGACGACCGGTTCGGGTTGCTCTCGCGGGGCAGCCGGGCCGCCGAGAGCCGCCATCGCACCCTGCGCGCCGTCGTCGAATGGAGCTGGGATCTCCTGACGGAGGACGAACGCCTGCTGGGCAGGCGGCTGACCGTGTTCGCGGGCGGCACGACCCTCGCCGACGCCGAAGCGGTCTGCGCCGTTCCGGACACCGCGGAGCTCCTTCCGTCCCTTGTGGACAGATCGCTGGTGGAGCGCACCGGGGACCGGTATCGCCTGCTCGAAACCATCCGGGCCTTCTTCGCCGGGAAACTCGCCGAAGCCGGCGAAACCGAGCAGCTTCGGCGCGCGCACGCCGAGCACTTCCTGGCCCTCGCCGAGCGGGCGGATCCGCTCGTGCGCACCGGCGAGCAGCTGGTCTGGCTCGATCGGCTCGACGCCGCCTACGACGACCTCCTGGCCGCGTTGCGCTGGTCCGCCGAGTCCGACGTGCGGATCGCGCTCCGGCTTTCGGCTTCGCTGGTGACGTACTGGTGGATGCGCGGCCGCCGGTTCGAAGGGTCGACGCTGAGCCTGGAAGTGGTCGAACAGCTCGGACAGCGGCCGCCGGACGGTCTCGAAGAGGAGTACCAGCTCTGCGTGCTCACCGCCGCCGCGGGACTGCGGGGTCACGAAGCACTCGACAGGCATCTGCCGCTGGTGAACGACCTCATGCTGACAATCGTCGAACCGCCCCGGAACCCGGCGCTCCTGCTGCTGATGGGCGTCGTGAGCGGCCCGCCCGATGACGACGACGCGCTGATGAAACGCGGCCAGGCGCTGCTGGCGCACAGCGATGCCTGGAGTCTCGCTCTCGCGCCGACCGGTTACGGCCTCCGCGCGATGATGCAAGGTGACCTCGAAACGGCCGAACAGTTCTTGCGCGAAGGGGCGGAGGAGTTCCGCCGGATCGGGGAACGCTGGGGCCTTTCGATGGCCCTCGACCATCTGTCACAGATTTTGATCTGGACGAACCGGCAAGCCGAAGCGCTCGAAACGATGAACGAGGCCCTGCGGTTGATCCGGGAACTCGGCGCGTCCGACGACAACGCGGACCTGCTGTGCCGTCGCGGCGGGAGCAAGCTGCTCCACGGCGACGCGGCGGGAGCGCGGGCGGATTTCGAACTCGCCATCGAGATCGCGCGCCGCGCCGGGATGCCGGAAAGCCGGGCGGCCGGCTACATCGGGCTGGCGTTCCTCGCCCGGCACGAGGGCGATCTGGCCGGGGCCCGCGCGCTGAGCGAACTCGGGCTCGCGGAGTGTTCCGGTGGTTCGTTCGCGGCCGAAGGGGTCCGTGCCGGCGCGAGGATTTCGCTCGGCTGGGTGCTGGCCGCGGAGGGCGACGCCGACGGCGCCGAAGAACTGCACCGGCTGGCGCTCGTGTCGGCGGACCGCTGGCACGACAGCACCACGGTGGCCCTCGCCGTCGAAGGCCTCGCCGGGGTCGCGCTGCTGCGCGGCGACGCCGAGCGGGCGGCGGTCCTGATCGGCGCCGCGGTCACCATCCGGGGTACCCCGTTCGCGGTCGATCCGGACGCCGCCCTGCTCCGGACGACCGTGCGGGAGCGGCTGGGCGACGACTTCGACCGGGCCTACCGCCGAGGGCTGGGCCTGCGCGGCGCCGCTCACCTGGCCGGATCGCCCAGCGAGTCCTGA
- a CDS encoding MFS transporter, whose product MTIGKGRKIGTVVVCVLAQLLIAIDLTVLHLVLPSLSEQLHPSTTELLWIADAYGFALAGLLITMGNIGDRVGRKKLLLIGASLFGAASVLTAYAPTAELLIAARALLGIAAATLMPSTLSIVRNVFTGKERAAVIGVSSGLTILGFGMGPLVGGALLERFWWGSVFLVNVPVVVVMVLAGALILPESKNPVSQRIDVPSVLLSVVGMVGIVYTIKEVAYQGWGHWDVVVAAVLGPGCLLAFVLRQPRLAEPLMDLRLFAQRAFSATVGTTILAMFAQLAVSLMFAQYLQLVAGWSPLESGLAGLPGMGGAILGGVLAPPAIKAFGRAATIALGCALSAVGFALYSSIGVTIVYTDLLAAMIVFGVGLALILTVATDTVLGVVPKARAGAASAISETATELGGALGIAVLGSVLGALYRSELVIPAGVPPEAISDTLGGAVQAAAQLPPEQGALVLASAKSAFVDGLQVTMLCSAGLMALLAVSALFSLRGVPKVLEDPEETSLATPVSVG is encoded by the coding sequence GTGACCATCGGGAAGGGCCGCAAGATCGGCACCGTCGTGGTCTGCGTGCTGGCGCAGCTGCTGATCGCGATCGACCTGACCGTGCTGCACCTGGTGCTGCCGTCGCTTTCGGAGCAGCTGCACCCGTCGACCACGGAACTGCTGTGGATCGCGGACGCGTACGGCTTCGCGCTCGCCGGACTGCTGATCACGATGGGCAACATCGGCGACCGCGTCGGCCGGAAGAAGCTGCTGCTCATCGGGGCGTCGCTGTTCGGTGCCGCTTCGGTGCTCACGGCGTACGCGCCGACCGCGGAACTCCTGATCGCCGCCCGCGCGCTGCTCGGGATCGCCGCCGCGACCCTGATGCCGTCGACGTTGTCGATCGTGCGGAACGTGTTCACCGGCAAGGAACGCGCGGCCGTGATCGGCGTTTCGAGCGGGCTGACGATCCTCGGTTTCGGCATGGGGCCGCTCGTCGGCGGGGCGCTGCTCGAGCGTTTCTGGTGGGGTTCGGTGTTCTTGGTCAACGTGCCGGTGGTGGTGGTCATGGTGCTCGCCGGCGCGCTGATCCTGCCCGAATCGAAGAATCCGGTGTCCCAGCGGATCGACGTGCCCAGCGTGCTGCTCTCCGTCGTCGGCATGGTCGGGATCGTCTATACCATCAAAGAAGTCGCCTACCAGGGCTGGGGACACTGGGACGTCGTGGTCGCGGCCGTGCTCGGGCCGGGCTGCCTGCTCGCGTTCGTCCTGCGGCAGCCGCGGCTGGCCGAACCGCTGATGGACCTGCGGCTGTTCGCGCAGCGGGCGTTCTCGGCGACCGTCGGCACCACGATCCTGGCGATGTTCGCGCAGCTCGCGGTGTCGCTGATGTTCGCGCAGTACCTGCAACTGGTGGCGGGCTGGTCGCCACTGGAGTCCGGGCTCGCCGGGCTGCCGGGGATGGGCGGCGCCATCCTCGGCGGGGTGCTCGCGCCGCCGGCCATCAAGGCCTTCGGTCGTGCCGCCACGATCGCGCTCGGCTGTGCCCTGTCGGCGGTCGGCTTCGCGTTGTACTCGAGCATCGGCGTGACGATCGTCTACACGGACCTGCTCGCGGCGATGATCGTCTTCGGGGTGGGGCTGGCGCTGATCCTCACCGTCGCGACGGACACGGTGCTCGGGGTCGTGCCGAAGGCCAGGGCGGGCGCGGCGTCGGCGATCTCCGAGACGGCGACCGAACTCGGCGGGGCGCTGGGGATCGCCGTCCTCGGCAGTGTGCTCGGCGCGCTGTACCGGAGCGAACTCGTCATCCCGGCGGGCGTGCCGCCCGAAGCGATCTCGGACACCCTCGGCGGGGCCGTCCAGGCCGCGGCACAGCTGCCGCCCGAGCAAGGAGCGCTGGTGTTGGCCAGTGCGAAGTCGGCGTTCGTCGACGGGTTGCAGGTGACCATGCTGTGCTCGGCGGGGCTGATGGCGTTGCTGGCGGTCAGCGCGTTGTTCAGTCTGCGCGGAGTGCCGAAGGTTCTCGAAGACCCGGAAGAAACTTCGCTTGCTACACCGGTTTCGGTGGGCTGA
- the serS gene encoding serine--tRNA ligase, which yields MIDPRTLRDDPDVVRASQRARGEDEGAVDKLLSLDSRRRSSIAAADKLRAEQKSLGKLIPKAQGDERAELLAKAKDLAAQVKTAEVEQTAASEEFEQLHRLVPNLVHPDAPEGGEDDYVVLKHVGEPKKFDFAPKDHLELCEGLGALDMERGAKVSGSRFYFLTGIGAQLQLGLLNMAIAQATANGFTPMITPTLVRPEIMAGTGFLGAHSSEVYRLRDDDLYLVGTSEVPLAGYHADEILDLAKGPKRYAGWSSCYRREAGSYGKDTRGIIRVHQFDKVEMFVYTRPEDAEAEHARLLDWEEQMLAKIEVPYRVIDTATGDLGTSAYRKFDCEAWVPSQDTYRELTSTSNCTTFQARRLGIRYRDDDGRPQTVATLNGTLATTRWIVAILENHQLEDGSVRVPEALRPFLGGTEVLTPASK from the coding sequence GTGATTGACCCCAGGACTCTGCGCGATGACCCGGACGTCGTGCGCGCTTCACAGCGCGCCCGTGGCGAGGACGAAGGAGCGGTCGACAAGCTGCTCTCCCTCGACTCCCGCCGCCGCTCGTCCATCGCCGCCGCCGACAAGCTGCGCGCCGAGCAGAAGTCGCTGGGCAAGCTCATCCCCAAGGCGCAGGGCGACGAGCGGGCCGAGCTGCTCGCCAAGGCGAAAGACCTCGCCGCCCAGGTCAAGACGGCCGAGGTCGAGCAGACCGCGGCTTCGGAGGAGTTCGAGCAGCTGCACCGCCTGGTGCCGAACCTGGTCCACCCCGACGCGCCCGAAGGCGGCGAGGACGACTACGTCGTGCTCAAGCACGTCGGTGAGCCGAAGAAGTTCGACTTCGCGCCGAAGGACCACCTCGAACTCTGCGAGGGCCTCGGCGCACTCGACATGGAGCGCGGCGCGAAGGTCTCGGGCTCGCGGTTCTACTTCCTCACCGGCATCGGTGCCCAGTTGCAGCTCGGCCTGCTGAACATGGCGATCGCGCAGGCCACCGCGAACGGTTTCACCCCGATGATCACGCCGACCCTGGTGCGGCCGGAGATCATGGCGGGCACCGGGTTCCTCGGCGCGCACTCGTCGGAGGTCTACCGGCTGCGCGACGACGACCTGTACCTCGTCGGCACCTCCGAGGTCCCGCTCGCCGGCTACCACGCCGACGAGATCCTCGACCTGGCGAAGGGACCGAAGCGCTACGCGGGCTGGTCGTCCTGCTATCGCCGCGAGGCCGGTTCGTACGGCAAGGACACCCGCGGCATCATCCGTGTCCACCAGTTCGACAAGGTCGAGATGTTCGTCTACACGCGTCCCGAGGACGCCGAAGCCGAGCACGCGCGCCTGCTGGACTGGGAAGAGCAGATGCTCGCCAAGATCGAGGTCCCGTACCGGGTGATCGACACCGCCACCGGCGACCTCGGCACGTCCGCGTACCGGAAGTTCGACTGCGAGGCGTGGGTGCCGTCGCAGGACACCTACCGCGAGCTGACCTCGACGTCGAACTGCACGACGTTCCAGGCCCGCCGTCTCGGCATCCGCTACCGCGACGACGACGGCCGCCCGCAGACCGTCGCCACGCTGAACGGCACGCTCGCCACCACCCGGTGGATCGTCGCGATCCTGGAGAACCACCAGCTCGAAGACGGTTCGGTCCGGGTGCCGGAGGCACTTCGCCCCTTCCTCGGCGGAACCGAGGTGCTCACGCCGGCATCGAAGTAG